In Reichenbachiella agarivorans, one genomic interval encodes:
- a CDS encoding Crp/Fnr family transcriptional regulator has translation MKELIAYILQFGNLNQQQIDLILSKSTALNLQKHEYFSEAGRTPKQVGFVVEGVLRGCYYNNKGEEITRCFISENSLVVDYLNFEAGTSSSEYLQACTNCTLLVFSKQHWEELSKIIVEWDPIKNKMVQLCMYQKSRKGPVISQDATSRYLEFMENYPSLINRIPLVYIASYLGVTQQSLSRIRNNIR, from the coding sequence ATGAAAGAATTGATAGCCTACATACTGCAATTTGGAAATCTCAATCAACAGCAAATTGACCTGATATTAAGTAAGTCGACAGCACTGAATTTGCAAAAGCACGAATACTTTTCAGAAGCGGGACGAACGCCCAAACAGGTTGGATTTGTGGTCGAAGGTGTCCTCCGCGGTTGCTACTACAATAACAAAGGAGAAGAAATTACCCGTTGTTTTATCAGCGAAAATAGTTTGGTTGTTGATTATCTCAATTTTGAAGCAGGCACTTCTTCTTCGGAATACTTACAGGCCTGTACAAATTGTACGCTCCTTGTGTTTTCTAAACAGCATTGGGAAGAACTATCCAAAATCATAGTGGAGTGGGATCCAATTAAAAATAAGATGGTACAATTATGCATGTATCAAAAATCCAGAAAAGGACCGGTGATCTCACAAGACGCCACTTCTCGTTATCTGGAATTTATGGAAAACTATCCCTCACTTATTAATCGGATTCCGTTGGTTTACATTGCTTCTTATCTAGGAGTTACTCAACAATCATTGAGCAGGATCAGAAACAACATCCGTTAA
- a CDS encoding SDR family oxidoreductase, with the protein MKKALITGANKGIGFETAKQLLQKGFYVYLGSRNLKKGLEAVEQLRSEGLTHVEVVELDVTDENSVKTARETISKKTEALDVLINNAGINGGSPYTALESSSDQLMTTFDTNVFGVARVTRAFMDLLRKSPQPRIVNVSTSVGSLSLQSDPNWAAYEYAKYAVYGASKAALNMYTIHLAYELRETTFKVNAVCPGYTSTDFTFHHGREVEVAGNRIVKYAFIDQDGPTGKFFSEETNPETGEIPW; encoded by the coding sequence ATGAAAAAAGCATTAATCACAGGAGCCAATAAAGGCATAGGTTTTGAGACAGCTAAACAATTATTACAAAAAGGATTTTATGTTTATCTCGGAAGTCGAAACTTAAAAAAGGGTTTAGAAGCAGTTGAACAATTACGATCCGAAGGTTTGACCCATGTAGAAGTCGTAGAATTAGATGTGACAGATGAAAACTCTGTAAAAACTGCTCGTGAAACAATCAGCAAGAAAACAGAAGCTTTGGATGTGCTCATTAACAATGCAGGGATCAACGGAGGCAGCCCATATACAGCACTGGAATCAAGCTCAGATCAATTGATGACAACATTTGATACCAATGTATTTGGTGTAGCAAGAGTCACTCGGGCTTTTATGGACTTATTACGTAAATCGCCACAACCACGGATTGTAAACGTCAGTACCAGTGTAGGTTCTCTTTCGTTGCAAAGTGACCCGAACTGGGCAGCATATGAATATGCAAAATATGCGGTATATGGTGCCTCAAAAGCAGCATTGAATATGTACACTATCCATTTGGCTTACGAATTGCGAGAAACGACCTTTAAAGTAAATGCGGTTTGTCCAGGTTATACAAGTACTGATTTCACGTTTCATCATGGAAGAGAAGTAGAGGTGGCGGGAAATCGAATTGTAAAGTATGCATTTATTGATCAAGACGGGCCAACAGGCAAGTTCTTTAGCGAAGAAACCAATCCAGAAACGGGTGAAATTCCTTGGTAA
- a CDS encoding RagB/SusD family nutrient uptake outer membrane protein: MKVKEIYRISVLWALTFLMVVTSCTDLEEQVIDEIVPDDIETVPGIEASLLSATYAKEKDMFANYGGTWALQEFTTDEALLPVRGEDWRDGGKWKELHEFKFSATSVVPEGNWRTINGAIAQAASAIDVIKDSKVENASLYLAEARALWAWYTFNLVDLFGQVPYRDPLNLNFADAPQILTSTEAIKICIETIEEVLPDLADYGTRGADSGRFTKEAAYAFLAKIYLNKAVYEDRYNATSSFDFVGSGNMDKVIQYTDLLINSGTFSLEADYFEIFDVSNNNNSEHILAYIQSNTGGNTGRNDFTYLSMGRNQKANPNDNRGSNASCTTPDYYATWDANRNDPRFHKHTTNNGGEVYRNDGTDGSLPFGGIFHFNRGFQAGQQYAPKITDGAFEMDPLDNSRVLVQALYTEKTPDLLMDFTPELNFDVDGDAAFSQDQINRGVRVFKQEYDAENGRGTSGVNIPLFRLGGIYTMRAEAKFRKGDVTGAMADINLLRTSRWSIDIDGNQFFGTEIATMDEETLYNEISYELYWEGERRQQMIRFGTFEDAYTAKPVSKPYQRIFAIPQSELDVNKDFVQNKDY, translated from the coding sequence ATGAAGGTTAAAGAAATATATAGAATAAGTGTCCTTTGGGCATTGACATTCCTCATGGTCGTGACGAGTTGTACCGATTTGGAGGAGCAAGTGATAGATGAAATCGTCCCCGACGATATCGAGACAGTGCCTGGAATCGAGGCATCTCTGCTGTCGGCGACTTATGCGAAAGAAAAAGACATGTTTGCCAACTATGGCGGCACTTGGGCTTTGCAAGAATTCACGACAGACGAGGCTCTCCTGCCAGTCCGTGGTGAAGACTGGAGAGACGGTGGCAAGTGGAAAGAGCTGCACGAATTCAAATTTAGCGCTACTAGCGTAGTGCCAGAGGGTAATTGGAGGACGATCAATGGTGCCATAGCACAAGCGGCCAGTGCGATTGATGTCATCAAAGACAGCAAGGTGGAAAATGCAAGTTTATATCTCGCAGAAGCCAGAGCCCTGTGGGCATGGTACACTTTCAACTTGGTCGATTTGTTTGGGCAAGTGCCTTACAGAGATCCATTGAATTTGAATTTTGCGGACGCACCACAGATCTTGACCAGCACGGAGGCGATCAAGATTTGCATCGAGACGATCGAGGAGGTTCTTCCAGATTTGGCAGATTATGGCACGAGAGGGGCAGATTCTGGTAGATTCACCAAAGAAGCAGCGTATGCATTTTTGGCAAAAATCTACTTGAACAAGGCTGTCTATGAAGACAGGTACAATGCCACGTCTAGCTTCGATTTTGTAGGGAGTGGTAACATGGACAAGGTGATCCAATACACTGATCTATTGATCAACTCAGGAACTTTCTCTTTGGAGGCTGATTATTTCGAAATTTTTGATGTGAGCAACAACAATAACTCGGAGCATATCTTGGCCTATATCCAAAGCAACACTGGAGGAAACACAGGTCGAAACGATTTCACCTATTTGTCCATGGGACGAAACCAAAAGGCCAATCCTAACGACAACAGAGGGTCGAATGCATCTTGTACAACACCTGATTATTATGCGACTTGGGATGCCAACAGGAATGATCCAAGATTTCACAAGCACACCACCAACAATGGTGGAGAGGTCTATAGAAATGACGGTACGGATGGGAGTTTGCCTTTTGGAGGGATCTTCCATTTCAACCGCGGATTTCAGGCAGGTCAGCAATATGCGCCTAAGATCACAGATGGTGCTTTCGAAATGGATCCATTGGATAATTCTAGAGTATTGGTTCAGGCCTTGTACACAGAGAAGACGCCAGATTTGTTGATGGATTTCACGCCTGAGTTGAACTTTGACGTGGACGGAGACGCAGCTTTCTCTCAGGATCAAATCAACCGTGGTGTGAGGGTATTCAAACAAGAATACGATGCAGAAAACGGACGCGGTACCAGTGGTGTGAATATCCCACTCTTCAGATTGGGAGGTATCTACACCATGCGTGCCGAGGCTAAGTTCAGAAAAGGTGATGTGACTGGCGCAATGGCCGACATCAATCTACTGAGAACCTCACGTTGGAGCATAGACATAGATGGCAATCAATTCTTTGGGACTGAAATAGCAACCATGGACGAAGAGACGCTATACAACGAGATCAGCTATGAGCTGTACTGGGAGGGAGAGAGAAGACAGCAGATGATCCGCTTTGGGACTTTTGAAGATGCCTACACTGCCAAGCCAGTTTCTAAGCCCTACCAAAGAATATTTGCGATCCCACAATCAGAGCTAGATGTAAACAAAGATTTTGTTCAGAACAAAGATTATTGA
- a CDS encoding SusC/RagA family TonB-linked outer membrane protein: MLIVIQMVWPSAAQAESSGVSLEIKNATLVTIFSQLSNQTDYKFSYGENVISDQNKYSVVQKNKQLNEILDQLSKDANFSFTIADKLVLVRKNQNSTKQLGVLEVVTGSVMDENNEPLPGANVIEKGTTNGVVTNAKGEFSINLSGVSQTLLITFIGYDPEEVTATNNMKVQLFPSLESLQEVVVIGYGTTTKADATGSLDQIDSDHFREGINTSPELLLQGKAPGVRVINSSGEPGAGVDVMIRGAGSIRSGSSPLFVVDGVPLSNSNVSPEGADSGIGSSRARNPLNFLNPSDIESISVLKDASAAAIYGARGSNGVVIITTKRGKKDEANLTYDTYVGFSKVAKKLDLLDAKEYAANNPDKVFDPNVDTDWQDEVFRTAMTTSNNLSFSKGTETGNYFASISHMDQEGVVKESDFERLSGRINVTESFLDNQRLKVKVNLTASQTTDNAIPSSANAGATGELITHMLKANPTRPVYDANGDFYDFDTEGSYNPLYILDFHEDQTKTLRVLGNIEAKFRIFEGLEYQFNYGVDRAVSERNTTFYPNTTEIESTGAYYQQNYENLNHVLEHYLTYTYLGDNSKLDVLGGFSYQKFNRSGTSFGLRELDDNSVDPANNPSVGGNQEAIETKGFAEVNELQSYFGRINYAYRGKYLVTASMRADGSTRFGENNKYGYFPSFALGWNISEEGFLAGSDVLNNLKLRSSWGQTGNQEVPNKVTQETYSTTSGNGYYLNGESAGLVNGVTYTRTANPDLKWEVVAQFDLGFDFELFNGLIYGSLDYYNKTTTDAILLLPAIQPSFSSVWTNMDGEIVNTGVEFMLGSRIIETDNFTWAADFNGATLHNEVKNLPVTEILSGNVSGSGVSGETVNIYKNGYAAGSFNLFEHQGFDENGVSIYSDEKKIIESALPTFTYGFNTQFRYKNIDLSLSIVGQSGAYLFNNTKLATDHMSNFLSSKNVTKDELNSGQSVNDALRVSDYYLESSDYLRLNNLRIGYTVNTGNVKWLKQLTIYATGQNLLTITDYSGYDPSVNTTKNVGGNSSLGMDYASYPSSRSYLLGATIKF, encoded by the coding sequence ATGCTGATTGTAATACAAATGGTCTGGCCATCTGCTGCACAGGCGGAATCATCTGGCGTGAGCCTAGAAATCAAGAACGCAACACTGGTTACGATTTTTTCTCAATTGAGTAATCAGACTGACTACAAGTTTAGCTACGGAGAAAATGTAATATCAGATCAGAATAAATACTCTGTGGTCCAAAAAAACAAGCAGCTCAATGAGATCTTAGATCAGTTATCAAAGGACGCTAATTTTAGTTTTACCATTGCAGACAAGTTGGTTTTGGTCAGAAAGAATCAAAATAGCACCAAGCAGCTAGGTGTACTGGAGGTCGTGACGGGTAGTGTCATGGACGAAAACAATGAGCCCCTACCAGGTGCCAATGTCATAGAAAAGGGGACGACCAATGGAGTGGTGACCAATGCCAAGGGAGAGTTTAGCATCAACCTATCAGGTGTGAGTCAAACCTTGCTCATCACATTTATAGGGTATGATCCAGAAGAAGTGACAGCCACTAACAACATGAAGGTACAGCTGTTCCCAAGTTTGGAAAGTCTACAAGAAGTCGTAGTGATTGGATATGGTACCACTACCAAAGCCGACGCTACAGGTTCGCTTGACCAAATTGACAGTGATCATTTCAGAGAGGGAATTAACACGTCTCCAGAACTCTTATTGCAAGGAAAAGCTCCAGGGGTACGAGTGATCAACTCTAGTGGTGAGCCAGGCGCGGGAGTAGATGTCATGATCAGAGGTGCAGGTTCTATTCGCAGTGGTAGTTCTCCGCTATTTGTAGTCGATGGTGTACCATTGAGCAACAGCAACGTAAGCCCCGAAGGTGCAGATAGTGGCATTGGTAGCTCAAGAGCAAGAAACCCGCTCAACTTTTTGAATCCATCAGACATCGAATCCATCTCTGTATTGAAAGATGCATCCGCTGCTGCAATCTATGGTGCCAGAGGATCCAATGGAGTGGTGATTATCACCACCAAGCGTGGCAAAAAGGATGAAGCCAACTTGACCTATGACACCTATGTTGGTTTTTCTAAAGTGGCCAAAAAGTTGGATTTATTGGACGCCAAGGAGTATGCGGCCAACAATCCTGATAAAGTGTTTGATCCAAACGTTGACACAGATTGGCAAGACGAAGTATTCAGAACGGCCATGACGACTAGCAACAATTTGTCTTTTTCTAAAGGAACTGAGACAGGGAATTACTTTGCTTCTATCAGTCACATGGATCAAGAGGGTGTGGTCAAGGAGAGTGATTTCGAAAGACTCTCTGGTCGTATCAACGTGACGGAATCTTTCCTAGACAATCAGCGCCTCAAAGTGAAGGTGAACCTGACTGCATCGCAAACCACCGACAATGCCATACCATCTAGTGCCAATGCGGGTGCTACTGGTGAGTTGATCACGCACATGCTCAAGGCCAACCCGACCAGACCAGTGTATGATGCCAATGGTGATTTTTATGATTTTGATACAGAGGGGAGTTACAACCCACTTTACATCCTAGATTTTCATGAGGATCAAACTAAGACACTAAGAGTTTTAGGGAATATAGAGGCGAAATTCAGGATTTTTGAAGGCCTAGAATACCAATTCAACTACGGTGTAGATCGTGCAGTCTCAGAGAGAAACACGACTTTCTATCCGAATACCACGGAGATCGAATCTACGGGTGCTTATTACCAGCAGAACTATGAAAACCTCAACCATGTATTGGAGCATTATCTCACATACACTTATTTGGGAGACAATTCTAAGCTGGATGTTTTGGGAGGATTCTCTTATCAGAAATTCAACAGGTCAGGCACTTCTTTTGGTCTGAGAGAGCTAGACGACAACAGTGTGGATCCCGCCAATAACCCAAGTGTAGGTGGCAATCAAGAAGCCATCGAGACCAAGGGTTTTGCAGAGGTGAATGAGTTACAATCCTACTTCGGTAGAATCAATTATGCTTACAGAGGCAAGTACTTGGTGACGGCTTCTATGAGGGCGGATGGTTCTACTCGTTTTGGGGAGAATAACAAGTATGGCTATTTCCCATCATTTGCTTTGGGATGGAATATCTCTGAAGAAGGATTTCTAGCAGGATCAGATGTCTTGAACAATCTGAAACTGAGATCGAGCTGGGGACAAACAGGTAACCAAGAGGTACCCAACAAAGTGACCCAAGAAACTTACTCTACTACTTCGGGCAATGGTTATTACCTAAATGGTGAAAGTGCTGGTTTAGTGAATGGCGTGACTTATACGCGTACAGCCAATCCAGATTTGAAGTGGGAGGTAGTTGCTCAGTTTGACCTAGGGTTTGATTTCGAATTGTTCAACGGCTTGATCTATGGTAGTTTGGATTATTACAACAAGACCACCACAGACGCCATTCTGCTTTTGCCTGCTATCCAGCCTAGTTTCTCTAGCGTCTGGACGAACATGGACGGTGAGATCGTCAATACAGGTGTGGAGTTCATGTTGGGTAGTAGAATCATAGAAACTGACAACTTCACTTGGGCGGCAGATTTCAACGGAGCTACCCTGCACAATGAAGTGAAAAATCTCCCTGTGACCGAGATTCTTTCTGGCAATGTATCTGGATCAGGTGTATCAGGCGAGACGGTGAATATCTACAAAAACGGTTATGCTGCGGGCTCTTTCAACTTGTTTGAGCACCAAGGCTTTGATGAAAATGGGGTTTCTATTTACTCGGATGAGAAGAAAATCATTGAAAGTGCTTTGCCAACTTTTACTTATGGTTTCAATACCCAATTTCGTTACAAGAACATCGACCTGTCTTTGTCTATCGTAGGTCAATCGGGAGCTTATTTGTTCAACAATACCAAATTGGCTACCGATCACATGTCCAACTTCCTGTCAAGTAAGAACGTGACCAAAGACGAGTTGAACTCAGGACAGTCTGTCAATGATGCCTTGAGAGTCTCTGATTATTACTTGGAGAGCTCGGATTATTTGAGGTTAAACAATCTAAGAATTGGTTACACAGTCAATACTGGTAACGTGAAGTGGTTGAAGCAACTCACCATATATGCGACGGGTCAAAACCTATTGACCATCACCGATTACTCAGGATACGATCCATCAGTCAATACCACCAAAAACGTAGGAGGCAACTCTTCTTTGGGTATGGACTATGCCAGCTATCCTAGTTCAAGAAGTTATTTATTAGGTGCAACTATTAAATTCTAA
- a CDS encoding FecR family protein codes for MKKRSHILASLIDKYFSKKSSVDEKKLLDNFASSYDQDYSWDSETMGDKEELSERIFQNITREIEQDQKVKPLYHWQYAVSIAASLALLLTFTFLFLGNSDRTVLVETGSQMDSVFMADGSMIYLGANSAFAYDKGFNDRSRPITLLRGSAFFEVAKNPDKPFVITSGDIKTTVLGTSFNIQMDEQHCLVTVRSGKVNVASRSESVDLLPNEEAYFSNQTAILRKRTATETWLTQWYKKDLELKDVRLDQVLRVLDYKFGVKSTKIDQQILDTRVTVFIQDKATLTSVIEQLNYITSNLKIEIYGGRITIK; via the coding sequence ATGAAGAAGAGGTCTCACATATTAGCTAGCCTAATAGACAAGTATTTTAGCAAGAAGAGTTCGGTTGATGAGAAAAAGCTACTAGATAATTTTGCGTCTTCTTATGACCAAGATTACAGTTGGGACAGCGAAACGATGGGGGACAAAGAAGAGCTGTCTGAGCGCATCTTCCAAAACATCACCCGTGAGATCGAGCAGGATCAGAAGGTGAAACCACTTTACCACTGGCAATATGCCGTGTCGATTGCAGCGAGCCTTGCCTTGCTGCTGACTTTTACTTTTTTATTCCTAGGTAATAGCGATCGCACAGTGCTGGTAGAGACTGGGTCGCAGATGGATTCGGTGTTCATGGCGGATGGTTCTATGATCTACCTAGGAGCAAACTCAGCTTTTGCATATGACAAAGGTTTCAATGACAGATCCAGACCGATTACTCTACTGAGAGGTTCTGCTTTCTTTGAGGTCGCCAAAAATCCTGACAAGCCTTTCGTTATTACCTCTGGAGATATCAAGACGACAGTTTTGGGTACTTCATTCAACATACAGATGGACGAGCAGCATTGTTTGGTGACTGTCCGATCGGGCAAAGTCAACGTAGCTTCTCGCTCTGAGAGTGTCGACCTACTCCCCAACGAAGAAGCTTATTTTTCAAACCAAACAGCCATCCTCCGCAAAAGAACTGCCACTGAGACTTGGTTGACCCAGTGGTACAAAAAGGACTTGGAACTCAAAGACGTGAGATTGGATCAGGTACTGCGGGTGTTGGATTACAAATTCGGAGTGAAATCTACTAAGATAGATCAGCAAATATTGGATACCAGAGTGACGGTATTTATCCAAGACAAAGCCACGCTAACCAGCGTGATTGAGCAATTGAATTACATCACTAGCAATCTAAAAATAGAAATATATGGCGGAAGAATAACAATCAAATAG
- a CDS encoding RNA polymerase sigma factor: protein MGYPSDQHLLELLEKDSKKAFEAIYRRYWERLYAYAFKMSADRDLSQNIVQDIFVSLWKKIDNIEIETLDTYLFQAVKYQVFKSYRDQKLSKEVLESRFEDFVFENPATVTDPDLSQSVFDSINKLPEKRKEIFLMNKLHDLSIDQIATELEISQQTVKNQLSSALKQLRFDLNDL from the coding sequence ATGGGCTACCCTAGTGATCAACACCTATTAGAATTATTAGAAAAGGATAGCAAAAAAGCGTTCGAGGCAATCTATCGCAGGTATTGGGAGCGGCTGTATGCTTATGCTTTCAAAATGTCTGCCGACAGAGACCTCTCTCAGAATATCGTCCAAGATATATTTGTCAGTCTTTGGAAGAAAATCGATAATATCGAAATAGAGACACTCGACACCTATTTGTTTCAAGCTGTTAAATACCAAGTGTTTAAAAGCTACAGGGATCAAAAGCTGTCCAAAGAAGTTTTGGAATCTAGGTTCGAAGATTTCGTTTTTGAGAATCCAGCAACCGTCACTGATCCAGATCTGTCCCAATCTGTATTTGATTCCATCAACAAGCTGCCTGAGAAGCGCAAAGAGATCTTTCTGATGAATAAACTCCATGATCTGAGCATAGACCAAATCGCCACGGAACTGGAAATCTCCCAGCAGACTGTGAAGAACCAGCTCAGTTCTGCCCTGAAGCAATTGCGCTTCGATCTCAACGATCTCTGA